A region from the Natronorubrum halophilum genome encodes:
- the sppA gene encoding signal peptide peptidase SppA, translated as MASSDGNVRLLIVATGAVVFAALGVALFVVYPETLADLAGVLVAIAAIAVGIRLAGNVADSLFPTYDVAEVAVEGPITRDGGGGGIPSSPRGTPADDIVEQIDRADEDDNVDALLVKLNTPGGEVVPSDDIRLAAERFDGPTVAYTNDVCASGGYWIASGCDELWARDGSIVGSIGVIGSRVNANDLAEKVGLSYERFAAGEFKDAGTPLKELEDDEREYLQGLIDDYYETFVERVSDGRDLDSEFVRDTEARIYLGEEAYEMDLVDHLGTRRELETELADRLGRDDVAVEEFEPDRPLMARVGTGAQQVAYAFGSGIAGIAEEREFRLRT; from the coding sequence ATGGCTAGCAGTGATGGAAACGTACGTCTGCTGATCGTCGCGACCGGCGCTGTGGTGTTCGCCGCGCTCGGCGTCGCGCTGTTCGTCGTCTATCCGGAGACGCTCGCCGATCTGGCCGGCGTTCTCGTCGCGATCGCCGCGATCGCCGTCGGGATTCGACTGGCGGGAAACGTCGCCGACTCGCTGTTTCCGACCTACGACGTCGCCGAGGTCGCCGTCGAGGGGCCGATCACCCGCGACGGCGGCGGCGGTGGGATTCCCTCGAGTCCGCGAGGGACGCCGGCCGACGACATCGTCGAGCAGATCGATCGCGCCGACGAAGACGACAACGTCGACGCGCTGCTGGTAAAGCTGAACACGCCGGGCGGGGAGGTCGTTCCGAGCGACGATATTCGGCTCGCGGCCGAGCGGTTCGACGGGCCGACGGTCGCCTACACGAACGACGTCTGTGCCAGCGGCGGCTACTGGATCGCAAGCGGCTGTGACGAACTCTGGGCCCGCGACGGTTCCATCGTCGGCTCCATCGGGGTCATCGGCTCCCGAGTGAACGCGAACGACCTCGCCGAGAAGGTCGGACTCTCCTACGAGCGCTTCGCTGCCGGGGAGTTCAAGGACGCCGGCACGCCGTTGAAGGAACTCGAGGACGACGAACGCGAGTATCTCCAGGGCCTGATCGACGACTACTACGAGACGTTCGTCGAGCGGGTCAGCGACGGTCGCGACCTCGATAGCGAATTCGTTCGCGACACCGAGGCGCGGATCTACCTCGGCGAGGAAGCCTACGAGATGGATCTCGTCGACCACCTCGGAACGCGCCGGGAACTCGAGACCGAACTGGCCGATCGACTCGGGCGGGACGACGTCGCCGTCGAGGAGTTCGAACCCGATCGGCCGCTGATGGCCCGCGTCGGAACCGGAGCTCAGCAGGTGGCCTACGCGTTCGGCTCCGGCATCGCCGGGATCGCCGAGGAGCGAGAGTTCCGCTTGCGGACCTGA
- a CDS encoding coiled-coil protein, giving the protein MVDESKNIELTEDDLENKSKGQLIKMAGQLRDRRNDLNQMASERASNRDDLNAKTREKVDEAQEHREKRDELNEKVQEHKDKRNELNAEANTLFDKVEKLKSDMELDEGKDLEELKEEIEQLEFKQQTEVLSSEDEKELIEKIEGKREEYEERKQKLDQNEDLEELVEEAEEVRSEASQHHQKVTELADKAQEHHNQMIEAYREADDIRDEADEMHESFVEAQEAADQHHEDFVRVQKRLRELDKKEEKQRKSQRDKKKEAAKEEAEEIYQKFKDGETLDTEDLMKLQKTGLL; this is encoded by the coding sequence ATGGTAGACGAATCAAAGAACATCGAACTGACGGAAGACGACCTCGAAAACAAATCGAAGGGACAGCTCATCAAGATGGCTGGCCAGCTCCGAGATCGGCGAAACGATCTGAACCAGATGGCCTCCGAGCGAGCGTCCAACCGGGACGACCTGAACGCGAAGACGCGCGAGAAGGTCGACGAAGCCCAGGAACACCGCGAGAAACGCGACGAGCTCAACGAGAAGGTTCAGGAACACAAGGACAAGCGAAACGAGCTCAACGCCGAGGCCAACACGCTCTTCGACAAGGTCGAGAAGCTCAAGTCCGACATGGAGCTCGACGAGGGGAAGGATCTCGAGGAGCTCAAAGAGGAGATCGAACAGCTCGAGTTCAAACAGCAGACGGAAGTCCTCTCGAGCGAGGACGAGAAGGAACTCATCGAAAAGATCGAGGGAAAGCGTGAGGAGTACGAAGAGCGCAAACAGAAGCTCGATCAGAACGAGGACTTAGAAGAACTCGTCGAGGAAGCCGAGGAAGTGCGATCGGAAGCCTCCCAGCACCACCAGAAGGTCACGGAGCTGGCGGACAAGGCCCAGGAACATCACAACCAGATGATCGAGGCCTATCGCGAGGCCGACGATATCCGTGACGAAGCCGACGAGATGCACGAGTCCTTCGTCGAGGCCCAGGAGGCCGCAGACCAGCACCACGAGGACTTCGTCCGCGTCCAGAAGCGCCTGCGCGAACTGGACAAGAAAGAGGAAAAACAGCGCAAGTCCCAGCGCGACAAGAAAAAGGAAGCGGCCAAAGAAGAGGCCGAAGAGATCTATCAGAAGTTCAAGGACGGCGAAACCCTCGATACCGAGGACCTGATGAAACTCCAGAAGACGGGGCTTCTCTAA